In Chthoniobacterales bacterium, one DNA window encodes the following:
- a CDS encoding M48 family metallopeptidase: MQPRKIHLVPIVLAIAFIAFKYFSAEKFVNPETGEAHRVGMSETMESRLGLQSYQQVLSEEHVVSSGPEVALVKRVAGRLAGATGDAAKNFEWAVSVVQSDQVNAFCLPGGKIVVYTGILPLTHGEAGLATVMGHEMAHATCRHGSQRMLQSQLMQAGMMGAQFSMSDLDYDKQRTVIALLGGAAQYGAILPFSRGHETEADRVGLTYMARAGYDPREAIEFWKRMSAVGGKKPPEFASTHPADATRVANLERLLPDALKIYEASQKAPR, encoded by the coding sequence ATGCAACCTCGCAAAATCCACCTCGTCCCCATCGTTCTCGCCATCGCGTTTATCGCCTTCAAATACTTCTCGGCGGAGAAATTTGTCAATCCCGAGACCGGCGAAGCGCACCGCGTCGGCATGTCGGAGACGATGGAAAGCCGGCTCGGGTTGCAGTCGTATCAGCAGGTTTTATCCGAGGAACACGTCGTCAGCAGTGGACCGGAAGTCGCATTGGTAAAACGCGTCGCCGGGCGGCTGGCCGGTGCGACCGGTGACGCCGCGAAGAATTTTGAATGGGCCGTCAGCGTGGTGCAGAGCGATCAGGTGAATGCCTTTTGTCTGCCCGGTGGCAAGATCGTCGTTTACACCGGGATCCTCCCCCTCACGCACGGCGAGGCCGGACTCGCGACCGTTATGGGACACGAAATGGCGCACGCGACCTGCCGACACGGATCGCAACGAATGCTCCAGAGCCAGCTCATGCAGGCCGGAATGATGGGCGCGCAATTCTCCATGTCCGATCTGGATTACGACAAACAACGCACCGTTATCGCCCTACTCGGCGGCGCGGCGCAATACGGCGCGATCCTGCCCTTCTCTCGTGGACACGAGACCGAGGCGGATCGCGTCGGCCTCACCTACATGGCGCGCGCCGGATACGACCCGCGAGAAGCCATCGAATTCTGGAAACGCATGTCGGCTGTCGGCGGGAAAAAGCCACCGGAGTTTGCCTCCACTCACCCCGCCGACGCCACCCGCGTTGCCAACCTCGAACGCCTGCTGCCCGACGCCTTGAAAATCTACGAGGCCAGCCAAAAAGCCCCGCGCTAG
- a CDS encoding PilT/PilU family type 4a pilus ATPase: protein MAYIDQFFQYLITAGASDLHLGEGQPPKIRRHGDVMSIREEVLSHEEIEFMLHEICGQKGWELFLERGDFDFAYEMNEDARFRCNFLKQTNGYGAVFRLIPTKIATLEQLGIPQVVKEFGNIRGGIVLVTGPTGSGKSTTLAALIDYINTNFNRHIITIEEPIEFVHVNKKSIITQREVPEHATTFPAGLKAALREDADIVLVGEMRDLETISLALTAAETGLLVFGTLHTNNARKTVDRLIDVFPADQQSQVRTMLSASLRGVVAQLLLKKTAEAGGGRVAVNEILVSTSAVSAIIREGATQKLQDVIVGGKGQGMQFMDDAIWFHLQQGNVSPHEAYMKAIDKSRFRPFLPPEEQDLGNSAGTGPEDKKKK from the coding sequence ATGGCTTACATCGATCAGTTTTTTCAATATCTCATCACCGCTGGCGCGTCCGATTTGCATCTCGGCGAGGGGCAGCCGCCAAAAATTCGCCGGCATGGCGACGTCATGTCCATTCGCGAGGAAGTCCTCAGCCACGAGGAAATCGAGTTTATGCTCCACGAGATTTGCGGGCAAAAAGGCTGGGAGCTGTTTTTGGAGAGAGGCGACTTCGATTTCGCTTACGAGATGAATGAGGACGCGCGTTTTCGCTGCAATTTCCTCAAGCAAACCAATGGCTACGGAGCCGTTTTCCGCCTCATTCCCACGAAAATCGCGACGCTCGAGCAGCTCGGAATCCCGCAGGTGGTTAAGGAGTTTGGCAACATCCGCGGTGGCATCGTTCTCGTCACCGGCCCGACTGGCTCTGGCAAATCGACCACGCTGGCCGCGCTGATCGACTACATCAACACCAACTTTAACCGGCACATCATCACCATCGAGGAGCCGATCGAGTTCGTGCATGTGAACAAAAAAAGCATCATCACCCAGCGCGAAGTGCCCGAGCACGCGACGACGTTCCCGGCGGGGTTGAAGGCCGCCCTGCGCGAGGATGCGGATATCGTTCTCGTCGGCGAAATGCGCGATTTGGAGACGATTTCTCTCGCACTAACGGCGGCGGAAACAGGATTGCTCGTTTTCGGCACGCTCCATACCAACAACGCCCGCAAAACGGTGGACCGCCTAATCGACGTGTTTCCAGCGGATCAACAATCGCAGGTGCGCACGATGCTTTCGGCCTCGCTGCGAGGCGTCGTGGCGCAGCTTCTTTTGAAGAAAACCGCCGAAGCCGGTGGCGGTCGTGTCGCCGTCAACGAAATCCTCGTTTCCACCAGCGCCGTGTCGGCGATCATTCGTGAAGGTGCCACGCAAAAGCTTCAGGACGTGATCGTCGGCGGTAAGGGCCAGGGCATGCAATTCATGGACGACGCCATCTGGTTCCATCTCCAGCAAGGCAACGTCTCGCCGCATGAAGCCTACATGAAAGCAATCGACAAGAGCCGGTTCCGTCCATTTCTTCCACCGGAGGAACAGGATCTCGGCAATTCAGCGGGCACGGGACCCGAAGATAAAAAGAAAAAGTGA
- a CDS encoding XRE family transcriptional regulator, with product MADRPKKTETRNIIGLRVKEARLQFTPPLTQDQLSGRLAREGIQLDRVALAKVEGGNRCAFDFEVKALALVLKVDVNWLLGITKPD from the coding sequence ATGGCAGACCGCCCCAAAAAAACTGAAACTCGCAACATCATTGGCTTGCGAGTAAAAGAGGCCCGCCTGCAATTCACTCCTCCCTTAACGCAGGATCAGCTCTCTGGCAGATTGGCCAGAGAAGGGATTCAGTTGGATCGTGTGGCTCTAGCCAAAGTAGAAGGCGGAAATCGTTGTGCTTTTGACTTTGAGGTAAAAGCTTTGGCGTTGGTCTTAAAAGTGGATGTGAACTGGCTTCTCGGTATCACCAAACCAGACTGA
- a CDS encoding SNF2-related protein produces the protein MIALTERILNDAAGWQVMKMAKALLETNRVISAHYAPPILKGLVKEGNTEYRAGLKVTTATNIENLCSCRPSRDFGQICAHSIAVGLATIRPAPAAPTPIQPVEKVETRPFPFIEGSFTDPRWIELHLVLGPNFRAGLDKNEITIGVEAARGNQRTLVRALGFAEPWTCSKRDWAILRAIYDFCGTEPPGMLLCNRRQFGSILNAGKGFDRLTVARREKMIVNPNSIRRELMVNETSDDEITFKLDSQKSDYLLLDEGVQWSLSEMTWQAMEPLLPPAYQILFRQQVEIPSAAAETFRTRELPTLQNLFGVNEVSSITEVEKTAVPAFELTLEGSFNQLQLVLKVIYGNQVISYGSHSFITESHVVVDGKRLKRHHAAEQSIIESLKAAEFGAVDANCVMNLRGEHAVLRFLSTQLPHLQKKAEVQLGPRLKTLLGRAEVVRPKLEIQSSGENWFDLSVEMTSQVGSSYTGAEIQKLLNSGKTYEKRANGSVVLFDVGALSELQEVLRDCEPQQRQLGSYRIGKMHAGFLQSTLGEQLSGSPATLQKVDVSIPVELQGILRPYQTEGVQWMHFLAGNHLGGILADEMGLGKTLQTLAFLQSSGGRSLVVCPSSLVFNWEREAKKFTPTLRTLVIEGNQRAPLFAKINNADLVITSYALLRRDIARYEQLAFKSVILDEANHIKNPDTQNALAAQKIRADHRFALTGTPVENSVRDVWSLANFILPGYLGRRDDFKDRYEAPIQRGGAPEVQRRLANRLRPIMLRRLKKDVAKDLPERLEQVAWVDLSDSQKSVYRELLEQGRRKIEEASNEKNVGKSRMAALTALLRLRQACCDLRLLGLEKPEDASSKLEMLDELVQEAIDGGHRVLVFSQFVTMLKLIADRMTAAEIPFAYLDGSTRDRAGEVDKFQNSDTLPLFLISLKAGGVGLNLSAADTVIHFDPWWNPAVEAQATDRAHRIGQTRVVTSYKLIARNTVEEKILSLQQRKRDIIDATVESEEPTFGALSLDEIRDLMS, from the coding sequence ATGATCGCCCTCACTGAACGCATTCTCAATGACGCCGCTGGCTGGCAGGTCATGAAAATGGCCAAGGCGCTGCTGGAAACGAATCGCGTCATCAGCGCGCACTACGCGCCGCCCATTCTCAAGGGCTTGGTGAAAGAGGGAAACACCGAGTATCGCGCCGGGCTCAAAGTCACCACCGCCACTAATATCGAAAACCTCTGCTCCTGTCGTCCGTCGCGGGATTTTGGGCAGATTTGCGCGCACTCCATCGCGGTCGGACTCGCCACGATCCGTCCCGCTCCGGCGGCTCCGACACCTATCCAGCCGGTCGAAAAAGTTGAAACGCGTCCTTTCCCATTTATTGAAGGCTCTTTTACCGACCCGCGCTGGATCGAGTTGCATTTGGTTCTGGGGCCGAATTTCCGAGCTGGCTTGGACAAAAACGAGATCACCATCGGAGTCGAAGCGGCGAGGGGAAATCAAAGGACTTTGGTTCGAGCCTTGGGTTTTGCAGAGCCATGGACCTGCTCCAAACGCGATTGGGCCATTCTCCGGGCGATCTACGACTTCTGCGGCACGGAACCACCCGGCATGTTGCTCTGCAACCGGCGACAATTCGGCTCCATCCTCAATGCGGGAAAAGGCTTTGATCGACTGACAGTCGCCCGTCGCGAAAAGATGATAGTTAATCCGAATTCAATTCGCCGCGAGCTGATGGTCAATGAAACTTCTGATGACGAAATAACGTTCAAACTCGACTCACAAAAAAGCGATTACCTGTTACTCGATGAAGGGGTGCAATGGTCTCTGTCCGAGATGACATGGCAGGCGATGGAACCTCTGCTTCCGCCCGCTTATCAAATCCTTTTTCGCCAACAGGTGGAGATTCCTTCAGCGGCTGCTGAAACCTTCAGAACCCGCGAGCTGCCGACTCTGCAAAATCTGTTTGGTGTAAATGAAGTGTCATCCATAACTGAGGTCGAAAAAACGGCTGTTCCTGCCTTTGAATTGACCTTGGAAGGCAGCTTCAATCAGCTGCAACTGGTTCTGAAAGTCATCTATGGAAACCAAGTGATTTCATACGGAAGTCATTCATTTATAACAGAATCGCATGTGGTCGTGGATGGGAAACGCTTGAAACGTCATCACGCGGCCGAGCAATCTATCATTGAGTCTTTGAAGGCAGCAGAATTCGGCGCGGTGGACGCAAATTGTGTGATGAATCTTCGCGGCGAACACGCGGTTCTTCGCTTCTTATCCACACAACTGCCACACCTCCAAAAGAAGGCCGAAGTGCAACTCGGACCTCGCTTAAAAACTCTTCTGGGACGAGCGGAAGTCGTCCGTCCGAAACTGGAAATTCAAAGCAGTGGCGAAAACTGGTTTGATCTTTCTGTGGAGATGACGAGTCAAGTTGGGAGTAGTTACACAGGAGCGGAAATACAGAAGCTCCTCAATTCAGGGAAAACCTACGAGAAACGCGCGAATGGCAGCGTGGTTCTTTTCGATGTGGGAGCCCTTAGCGAGCTTCAAGAAGTACTCCGCGACTGCGAGCCGCAACAGCGCCAGCTAGGCTCGTATCGCATTGGAAAGATGCACGCCGGATTTCTCCAATCGACTTTGGGCGAGCAACTCAGCGGCAGTCCTGCCACGCTCCAGAAAGTTGACGTGTCGATCCCAGTCGAGTTGCAGGGCATTCTCCGGCCCTATCAGACGGAAGGCGTTCAGTGGATGCATTTCCTGGCTGGGAATCATCTCGGCGGCATCCTGGCTGATGAAATGGGGTTGGGAAAAACTCTGCAAACCCTGGCTTTTCTCCAGTCTTCTGGAGGTCGATCCTTGGTAGTTTGTCCCTCCTCATTGGTCTTTAACTGGGAGCGGGAGGCGAAGAAATTTACGCCGACGCTGAGAACACTTGTCATCGAAGGAAATCAGCGCGCGCCGCTCTTTGCCAAGATTAACAATGCAGACTTGGTGATTACGAGTTACGCGTTGCTTCGTCGGGATATTGCTCGTTATGAACAGCTAGCGTTTAAATCGGTAATTTTGGATGAGGCGAATCACATCAAAAACCCCGATACGCAGAATGCACTGGCTGCGCAGAAGATTCGAGCGGATCATCGCTTCGCCTTGACTGGCACTCCCGTGGAAAATTCCGTGCGCGATGTCTGGTCGCTGGCCAATTTCATCCTGCCCGGTTACCTCGGACGACGCGACGATTTCAAAGATCGCTATGAAGCTCCCATCCAGCGTGGCGGTGCTCCAGAGGTGCAGCGGCGGCTGGCGAATCGTTTGCGTCCGATCATGCTGCGCCGACTCAAGAAGGACGTGGCCAAGGACCTTCCAGAGCGTCTCGAGCAGGTCGCCTGGGTCGATCTTTCCGATTCACAGAAATCGGTTTATCGCGAGCTTTTGGAGCAGGGCCGCCGGAAAATTGAGGAAGCCAGCAATGAGAAGAATGTGGGTAAGAGTCGCATGGCCGCGTTGACGGCTTTGCTGCGACTGCGGCAGGCGTGTTGCGATTTGCGGCTGCTTGGATTGGAAAAACCAGAGGACGCGTCATCCAAACTCGAGATGCTCGACGAACTCGTCCAGGAAGCCATCGACGGCGGTCATCGCGTGCTGGTTTTCTCGCAATTTGTCACCATGCTCAAGCTGATCGCCGACCGCATGACGGCGGCGGAAATCCCGTTTGCCTATCTCGACGGCTCCACTCGAGATCGCGCAGGCGAGGTCGATAAATTCCAGAATAGCGACACGTTGCCGCTCTTCCTCATTAGCCTCAAAGCCGGTGGCGTCGGCCTCAATCTCTCCGCCGCCGACACCGTCATCCATTTCGATCCGTGGTGGAATCCGGCCGTGGAAGCCCAGGCCACCGACCGCGCCCATCGCATAGGACAAACCCGCGTCGTCACATCCTACAAACTCATCGCCCGCAACACGGTGGAGGAAAAAATCCTCTCCCTCCAGCAGCGCAAACGTGACATCATCGACGCCACCGTTGAGAGCGAAGAGCCGACTTTCGGTGCACTCAGTCTGGACGAGATCCGCGATCTAATGAGCTAA
- a CDS encoding PilT/PilU family type 4a pilus ATPase, with amino-acid sequence MVNSPTLPTHSEETNLAHVDQYLMIGIESGASDVHLGVNSQPTWRRFGNLEPIWLQAPRLSAADTERLAMGFLTEAQKVQLTERGDVDFAYKNEHGRFRTSVVRHRLGLDLVFRIIYSRVRSMDEIGLPENLKLLTQYHNGLVLVTGSVGSGKSTTLAALVDEINAARHDHIITLEDPIEYVFGSKGCHVTQREVHTHTKSFAAALRGALREDPDVIMVGEMRDLETISLAITASETGHLVLGTLHTANAARTLDRLLDVFPNDQRDQIRTMVSESLRGIISQQLVPKADGTGRALALEILVNTPAVGNVIRESKTFMLPGIIQTGKKLGMKLMDDSLIELWESGTITGEELMARAEDKQNVRLHMSRFKK; translated from the coding sequence ATGGTGAATTCCCCTACTCTCCCCACGCATTCCGAGGAAACCAATCTCGCTCACGTCGATCAATATCTCATGATCGGCATCGAATCCGGTGCATCCGACGTTCATTTGGGCGTCAACAGCCAGCCGACCTGGAGGCGATTTGGAAACCTGGAACCGATCTGGCTGCAAGCGCCGCGCCTGTCCGCCGCCGACACCGAGCGGCTGGCCATGGGATTTCTCACGGAGGCGCAAAAAGTGCAGCTCACGGAACGCGGCGACGTGGATTTTGCCTACAAAAACGAGCATGGCCGTTTTCGCACGAGCGTCGTGAGGCACCGGCTCGGACTCGATCTGGTTTTCCGAATTATCTACTCCCGCGTGCGTTCGATGGACGAAATCGGGCTCCCGGAAAATCTGAAACTCCTCACCCAGTATCATAATGGGCTCGTTCTCGTCACCGGTTCGGTCGGCTCGGGAAAATCGACGACGCTGGCGGCGCTTGTCGATGAAATCAATGCCGCACGGCACGACCATATCATCACGCTGGAAGACCCGATCGAATACGTTTTTGGCTCGAAAGGCTGTCATGTGACTCAGCGCGAGGTGCACACGCACACGAAGTCGTTTGCAGCGGCGTTGCGCGGGGCGCTGCGCGAAGATCCGGACGTCATCATGGTCGGCGAAATGCGCGATTTGGAAACGATTTCCCTCGCGATTACGGCGTCGGAAACGGGCCACTTGGTGCTCGGAACGCTGCACACCGCCAACGCGGCCCGCACACTCGACCGTTTGCTCGATGTCTTTCCAAATGATCAGCGCGACCAAATTCGCACGATGGTGAGCGAGTCGTTGCGCGGCATTATTTCGCAGCAACTCGTGCCCAAAGCCGATGGCACCGGACGCGCCCTGGCCCTCGAGATTCTCGTCAACACGCCCGCCGTCGGCAACGTCATCCGCGAGTCGAAGACGTTCATGCTCCCCGGCATTATCCAGACCGGTAAAAAACTCGGCATGAAACTGATGGACGACTCGCTCATCGAACTCTGGGAGTCCGGCACCATCACGGGCGAGGAATTAATGGCTCGCGCCGAGGACAAGCAAAACGTCCGCCTCCACATGTCCCGTTTTAAGAAATAA